In Thunnus thynnus chromosome 13, fThuThy2.1, whole genome shotgun sequence, the following proteins share a genomic window:
- the chordc1b gene encoding cysteine and histidine-rich domain-containing protein 1, producing MSVLCYNKGCGQRFDPENNPDDVCTYHPGVPVFHDALKGWSCCKRRTTDFSDFLSIAGCTKGPHNKEKPPEPVKPDVTSSGEKKDTNEQKPKFNEYIISAPKPQEAIHRPSPDEPMVRLQHKVSASLKQALEKLKLSENSEEKKEEDSDEIKIGTSCKNGGCSKSFNGPASDSDVCLYHSGFPIFHEGMKYWSCCKRKTSDFNTFLSQEGCTKGTHLWRKKDEGKKVVPCRFDWHQTGTQVIISIYAKNAVPELSYVDANSTTLNIHVIFEGEKEFEQKISLWGVIDVSKSIVNMMAAKIEVAMKKSESMSWARLDLPPPVIPPKENEKKKEEAESEEEDE from the exons ATGTCCGTTTTGTGTTACAATAAGGGATGTGGACAGCGATTTGATCCAGAAAATAACCCAGACG ATGTCTGCACTTATCATCCAGGAGTCCCGGTATTCCACGATGCACTGAAG GGATGGTCCTGTTGCAAGAGAAGAACTACTGACTTCTCAGACTTCCTCAGCATTGCA GGCTGTACAAAAGGTCCCCACAACAAAGAGAAGCCCCCTGAGCCGGTGAAACCAGATGTGACATCGtcaggagaaaagaaagacacaaatgaacaaaaaccaAAGTTTAATGAGTACATCATCTCCGCACCAAAGCCTCAGGAGGCGATACACAGACCAAG TCCTGATGAACCGATGGTGAGATTGCAGCATAAAGTCTCTGCTTCTCTGAAGCAGGCTCTGGAGAAACTGAAGCTGTCTGAAAATTCGGAAGAGAAAAAGG AGGAAGATAGCGACGAGATCAAGATTGGAACATCCTGTAAAAATGGAGGATGCTCTAAA AGTTTTAATGGACCTGCAAGCGATTCGGATGTGTGCTTATACCACTCTGGATTTCCTATCTTCCATGAAGG GATGAAATACTGGAGCTGCTGTAAGAGGAAAACCTCAGACTTTAACACCTTCCTCTCTCAAGAGGGCTGTACCAAGGGAACACATCTATGGAGGAAAAAAGATGAG GGTAAGAAAGTGGTTCCATGTCGATTTGACTGGCATCAGACTGGGACACAGGTCATCATCTCTATCTACGCTAAGAATGCTGTCCCGGAGCTGAGCTACGTGGATGCAAACAGCACTACA ctcaacATCCATGTTATATTTGAGGGAGAGAAGGAATTTGAGCAGAAAATCAGCTTGTGGGGA GTGATAGATGTGAGTAAGAGTATAGTGAACATGATGGCAGCCAAGATCGAAGTAGCCATGAAGAAGTCTGAATCTATGTCGTGGGCTCGCTTGGACCTTCCTCCCCCCGTCATCCCGCCCAAGGAGAAcgagaagaaaaaagaggaggcTGAGAGCGAGGAGgaagatgaatga
- the LOC137195646 gene encoding tyrosinase-like: MWTLIIVSFMLRFLPCYQQFPRLCATREALLAKECCPTWEGDGSPCGASSGRGFCQDVEVPDLPDGPQYPFSGLDDREKWPMVFYNRTCQCVGNFMGFNCADCKFGYFGVNCNERRESLRRNIFHLSRSERIRLVSYLNLAKQTVSPDYVVATGTYQEMENGSNPMFADVSVYDVFVWIHYYVSRNALLGGPGNVWTDVDFAHWAPAFLPWHRLYLLHWEHEIRKLTRDMSFTIPYWDWRDAQGCDVCTDELMGARSPQDPSLLSPGSVFSSWRVLCSQAEAYNNRGVLCDARGEGPLRRNPGNHNRNLVERIPTSAEVEFTLSLTNYDTGAMDRSANMSFRNTLEGFGDPQTGLGSSSRLGMHAALHVFMNGSMSSVQGSANDPIFLLHHAFVDSIYEQWLRRHRPSPSQYPESNAPIGHNSEYHMVPFLPLHRNREYFISSKDLGYEYSYLLDANQRLAESVRPYLEELQIVWPWLLLAGLCGGIVAMAIAAVVITAKRRYRGSPWLHVGSWKNVFALPERQPLILSCDTGETKHRNYQTTM; encoded by the exons ATGTGGACATTGATAATCGTCAGTTTCATGCTGCGTTTCCTACCCTGCTATCAGCAATTCCCTCGTCTGTGTGCCACCCGGGAAGCCTTGCTCGCCAAAGAGTGCTGCCCGACTTGGGAAGGGGATGGCTCGCCCTGCGGAGCCAGCTCCGGCCGGGGCTTCTGCCAGGATGTGGAGGTGCCGGACCTTCCTGACGGGCCGCAGTATCCCTTCTCCGGGTTGGACGACAGGGAGAAGTGGCCCATGGTTTTTTACAACCGGACGTGCCAGTGCGTAGGGAACTTCATGGGTTTCAACTGTGCGGACTGTAAGTTTGGCTACTTTGGGGTGAACTGCAATGAGAGAAGAGAGTCTCTCAGGAGAAACATATTTCACCTGTCAAGGTCCGAGAGGATCAGACTTGTGTCTTACCTGAACTTGGCCAAGCAGACAGTCAGCCCGGACTATGTTGTGGCTACGGGGACTTACCAGGAGATGGAGAACGGCTCCAACCCGATGTTCGCAGACGTGTCTGtgtatgatgtgtttgtgtggatacATTATTATGTGTCCCGGAACGCGCTGTTAGGCGGGCCGGGGAATGTGTGGACCGATGTAGACTTTGCCCACTGGGCCCCTGCGTTTCTCCCGTGGCACCGCCTATACCTGCTGCACTGGGAGCACGAGATTAGGAAGCTGACCAGAGATATGAGTTTCACCATCCCGTACTGGGACTGGAGGGATGCCCAGGGCTGTGACGTGTGCACAGACGAACTGATGGGGGCCCGGAGCCCACAAGACCCCAGTCTTCTCAGTCCAGGCTCGGTCTTCTCTTCTTGGAGG GTTCTGTGCTCCCAAGCAGAGGCCTATAATAACAGAGGTGTCCTATGCGATGCCAGGGGAGAAGGCCCGCTCCGACGTAACCCTGGAAACCACAATCGCAACTTGGTTGAACGAATACCAACTTCTGCAGAGGTGGAGTTCACTCTCAGCCTGACCAACTATGACACCGGAGCCATGGACCGAAGTGCCAACATGAGCTTCAGGAACACTCTGGAAG GATTTGGGGATCCTCAGACTGGGTTAGGAAGCAGTTCTCGTTTGGGCATGCATGCTGCTCTCCATGTGTTCATGAATGGATCCATGTCATCAGTGCAGGGTTCTGCAAATGACCCCATATTCCTTCTCCATCATGCTTTTGTTGACAG CATCTATGAGCAGTGGCTCAGAAGACACAGACCATCTCCATCCCAATACCCAGAGTCTAATGCTCCTATAGGGCACAACAGCGAATACCACATGGTTCCCTTCCTGCCCCTCCACAGAAACAGAGAATACTTCATATCCAGCAAAGACCTGGGATATGAATACTCCTATCTGCTAGATGCTA ACCAGAGGCTAGCAGAATCCGTGCGTCCCtacctggaggagctgcagatTGTGTGGCCCTGGCTGCTGCTTGCAGGGCTCTGCGGAGGAATTGTAGCAATGGCCATAGCTGCTGTGGTCATAACTGCAAAACGGCGATACCGTGGGTCACCTTGGCTGCATGTGGGGAGttggaaaaatgtgtttgctCTCCCAGAAAGACAGCCACTTATCTTGAGCTGTGACACAGGGGAAACCAAGCACCGTAACTACCAAACAACTATGTGA